The proteins below are encoded in one region of Rhododendron vialii isolate Sample 1 chromosome 7a, ASM3025357v1:
- the LOC131333395 gene encoding sulfate transporter 1.3-like, giving the protein MAHRTDEELETKEMDIKSFSSSQRQATSLPYIHKVGVPPKQNLFKEFTMAAKETFLSDDPLRHFKGQSGPRKFILGLQAIFPILEWAQSYNLTKFRGDLIAGLTIASLCIPQDIGYAKLANLQPQYGLYSSFVPPLIYAFMGSSRDIAIGPVAVVSLLLGTLLQNEIDPTKNAAEYLRLAFTATFFAGITQVTLGFLRLGFLIDFLSHAAVVGFMAGAAITIALQQLKGFLGIATFTKKTDIVSVMHSVFGSAHHGWNWQTIVIGASFLCFLLFAKYIGKKNRKLFWVPAIAPLISVVLSTFFVYITRADKQGVQIVKHIEKGINPVSLNQIYFTGENLLKGFRIGVVAGMIALTEAVAIGRTFASMKDYQLDGNKEMVALGTMNVVGSMTSCYVATGSFSRSAVNYMSGCQTAVSNIIMSCVVFLTLEFLTPLFKYTPNAILSAIIISAVLGLIDFEAVVLIWKIDKFDFIACMGAFFGVIFASVEMGLLIAVSISFAKILLQVTRPRTAMLGRIPRTNVYRNIQQYPEATKVPGVLIVRVDSAIYFSNSNYIKERILRWLTDEEELLKAAYLPKIQFLIVEMSPVTDIDTSGIHALEELLTSLQKRHVQLVLANPGRTVIDKLFASDFANSIGENKIFLTVADAVITCAPKSVEEV; this is encoded by the exons ATGGCTCATCGCACGGATGAGGAGTTGGAAACGAAAGAGATGGACATAAAAAGCTTTTCGTCCTCACAACGACAGGCGACAAGTTTGCCTTACATTCACAAGGTGGGAGTTCCCCCAAAGCAAAACCTTTTCAAGGAGTTCACAATGGCTGCGAAAGAGACATTCTTGTCAGACGATCCTCTGCGTCACTTCAAGGGTCAATCTGGGCCACGAAAATTCATCCTTGGCTTGCAAGCTATCTTCCCCATTCTTGAATGGGCGCAAAGTTACAACTTGACGAAATTTAGAGGTGATCTTATCGCCGGATTAACCATTGCAAGTCTCTGCATACCTCAG GATATTGGCTATGCAAAGCTTGCAAATTTGCAACCCCAATATGGGTTAT ACTCCAGCTTTGTTCCGCCACTAATATATGCCTTTATGGGTAGTTCGCGGGATATAGCTATAGGACCGGTGGCAGTGGTCTCTCTCCTGCTGGGTACTTTGCTTCAGAATGAGATTGATCCTACTAAAAATGCAGCCGAATATCTACGGCTTGCTTTTACAGCTACCTTTTTTGCTGGGATCACCCAAGTAACCCTCGGATTTCTCAG ATTGGGTTTCttgattgattttctttccCATGCTGCTGTGGTCGGTTTTATGGCCGGAGCTGCCATTACAATTGCTCTGCAACAACTTAAAGGTTTTCTTGGCATCGCAACCTTCACAAAGAAAACTGATATTGTTTCTGTAATGCACTCAGTTTTCGGTTCAGCTCATCATGGA TGGAACTGGCAGACTATAGTCATTGGAGCATCATTTTTGTGTTTCCTTCTATTTGCCAAGTACATT GGGAAGAAAAACAGGAAGCTTTTCTGGGTACCTGCGATAGCTCCTCTTATCTCCGTTGTCTTGTCcaccttttttgtgtatataacTCGCGCAGATAAGCAAGGTGTTCAAATT GTGAAGCATATAGAAAAAGGAATCAATCCTGTGTCATTGAATCAAATATATTTCACTGGTGAAAATCTCCTGAAAGGTTTTAGGATCGGTGTTGTGGCTGGTATGATAGCTTTGACG GAAGCTGTAGCAATTGGAAGAACATTTGCTTCTATGAAGGACTACCAACTGGATGGAAACAAAGAAATGGTTGCACTAGGGACAATGAATGTTGTTGGTTCAATGACCTCGTGCTATGTTGCGACAG GTTCCTTCTCCCGCTCGGCTGTAAACTACATGTCTGGCTGCCAAACTGCAGTTTCCAACATCATAATGTCTTGTGTTGTCTTCCTCACCTTGGAATTCCTAACACCCCTTTTTAAGTACACCCCAAACGCCATCCTTTCTGCCATCATCATATCCGCAGTCCTAGGCCTAATCGACTTCGAGGCAGTAGTCTTGATATGGAAGATCGATAAGTTTGACTTCATTGCTTGCATGGGAGCCTTTTTTGGCGTCATTTTTGCTTCCGTAGAGATGGGCCTCTTGATCGCA GTATCGATATCTTTCGCTAAAATCTTACTACAAGTCACAAGGCCAAGAACGGCGATGCTTGGGAGAATCCCCAGGACTAATGTTTACAGGAACATACAGCAGTATCCCGAAGCAACTAAGGTTCCCGGTGTTTTGATTGTGAGAGTTGATTCTGCAATCTACTTTTCGAACTCCAACTATATCAAGGAAAG GATATTGAGATGGTTGACCGATGAAGAAGAGTTACTGAAAGcagcatatcttccaaaaatccaatttttgatTGTTGAAATGTCGC CTGTTACCGACATCGACACCAGTGGCATCCATGCCTTGGAAGAGTTACTTACGAGTCTCCAGAAGAGACATGTTCAG CTTGTCCTAGCGAACCCGGGGCGAACAGTGATCGACAAGCTATTTGCATCCGATTTTGCAAATTCGATTGGCGAAAACAAGATCTTCCTCACGGTAGCAGATGCTGTCATAACCTGTGCACCGAAATCAGTAGAAGAGGTTTGA
- the LOC131332465 gene encoding calmodulin-interacting protein 111 isoform X1, producing MPSKSKKTSKAALKHSYFDRSVSPQSSSSSTPLPEPKVSEEDFLCSLEEASDKYPSLIGTSSFIGCVTDVEIESKGCKIWLSESSMVAFSLAPGCTVSVSLASSRKRFSKSFPLCSLTDECANHFGIGCSDKMVTDVGNYFALATVFPSSKVLNNGVRLSSNLSCTLGYPASDRIIFVYPIQGQSTMGINGNVKLNGPSTKCLSLLNCNELYLGFVSAKRGFTDNGSTLSGRDFSEQRTRSRLENKGNSSPMTPVCSQSKLSSLVTSQSPLPRYEESVSSSPNLHETSFDAFKITEVLGDDSAKKLLQSCAAMWLCSRILLHGNFVHIPILSKICIFQVIGARGMSVNCTNQDLTDKSNWDLSCDTPDNMQHVQDAFVVNHKTKVHLFSTSDSSVETPQRRVLPCLELESEGNIADVVDDSLKLGGLAKEYTVLKDIIDSSVNDTLSRLGLRPTKGVLLHGPPGTGKTSLAKKCAYDSGVNLFTVNGPELVSQYYGESEKALHEVFASASQATPAVIFIDELDAIAPARRDGGEELSQRMVATLLNLMDGICRTDGLLIIAATNRPDSVEPALRRPGRLDREIEIGVPSPKQRHDILLAHLSEMEHSLSEVQVQHLATATHGFVGADLAALCNEAALICLRTHIEFIKSCDDSDASRTSIVGDGFYNATTESSYCSKDTLDSASSSITHFVGLAKIQNAVEGLENGVCGAAEQILKVTFEDFEKAKMKVRPSAMREVVLEVPKINWEDVGGQKEVKTQLMEAVEWPQKHQDAFKRIGTRPPTGVLLFGPPGCSKTLLARAVASEAGLNFLAVKGPELFSKWVGESEKAVRSLFAKARANAPSIIFFDEIDGLAVIRGKESDGVSVADRVMSQLLVELDGLQQRANVTVIAATNRPDKIDPALLRPGRFDRVLYVGPPSASDREDIFRIHLRKMPCAPDVCVEELATLSEGSTGADISLICREAALAAIEESLDAASIRMEHLKMAIKQVQPSEIQSYEELSVKFQRLVHSSAKTDGLEHQPSSRRSNWKSLWELVMVCAK from the exons ATGCCTTCGAAATCGAAGAAGACTTCAAAAGCGGCGTTGAAGCACTCGTATTTTGACCGGTCTGTATCTCCTCAGAGTTCATCGTCTTCGACACCACTTCCAGAACCTAAAGTTAGTGAAGAAGATTTCTTGTGTTCTCTTGAAGAAGCAAGTGACAAATACCCTTCTCTGATTGGCACATCCTCCTTTATTGGCTGCGTTACTGATGTTGAGATCGAGTCCAAAGGCTGTAAGATATGGCTTTCAGAATCTTCTATGGTTGCTTTCTCCCTTGCTCCTGGTTGCACTGTATCG GTGTCCCTTGCATCTTCCAGGAAGAGATTTTCAAAGAGCTTCCCCCTCTGCTCATTAACTGATGAATGTGCAAATCATTTTGGTATTGGTTGCAGTGATAAGATGGTTACAGATGTGGGGAACTACTTTGCTCTAGCTACAGTTTTTCCTTCTTCTAAG GTTTTGAATAATGGGGTGCGGTTGTCTTCAAACCTGTCTTGCACATTGGGTTACCCTGCTTCCGACAGGATCATTTTTGTATATCCGATTCAAGGACAATCAACTATGGGGATTAATGGAAACGTCAAATTGAATGGCCCCTCAACGAAGTGTTTATCGTTATTGAATTGCAATGAATTATATCTGGGATTCGTTTCCGCAAAGAGGGGGTTCACAGATAATGGTAGTACGTTGTCTGGCAGAGATTTTTCTGAACAAAGAACGCGTAGTCGATtggaaaacaaaggaaattcaTCCCCTATGACACCAGTTTGCTCTCAGTCAAAACTTAGTTCTCTTGTAACTAGTCAGTCGCCCTTGCCAAGATATGAAGAGTCAGTATCAAGTTCACCCAACTTACATGAGACATCTTTTGATGCATTTAAGATAACAGAAGTATTAGGAGATGACAGTGCCAAAAAACTTCTCCAGTCCTGTGCTGCTATGTGGTTATGTTCCCGTATTTTACTGCACGGAAATTTTGTGCATATTCCGATTCTTTCAAAGATCTGCATTTTTCAGGTCATTGGTGCTCGTGGAATGTCAGTAAATTGTACTAATCAGGATTTGACTGATAAATCTAATTGGGACTTGAGCTGTGATACTCCTGATAATATGCAGCATGTGCAGGATGCTTTTGTTGTAAACCATAAAACAAAGGTACATTTATTTTCAACTTCAGATTCTTCAGTGGAAACTCCACAGAGAAGAGTTTTACCTTGTCTAGAACTCGAATCTGAAGGTAACATAGCTGATGTAGTGGATGATTCGTTGAAATTGGGTGGTCTGGCCAAAGAATATACAGTATTGAAGGATATAATAGATTCATCGGTGAACGACACTTTGTCAAG ACTGGGTTTACGACCTACAAAAGGAGTGCTTCTTCATGGCCCACCTGGCACAGGAAAGACTTCTTTGGCTAAGAAATGTGCTTATGATTCTGGTGTCAACCTCTTCACTGTGAATGGACCTGAACTTGTTAGTCAATATTACGGAGAAAGTGAGAAAGCACTGCATGAGGTCTTTGCTTCAGCTAGCCAAGCTACACCTGCAGTG ATATTTATCGATGAGTTGGATGCCATTGCGCCTGCACGAAGGGATGGAGGTGAGGAGCTATCTCAGAGAATGGTTGCAACTTTGTTAAATTTGATGGATGGAATTTGTAGGACTGATGGCCTACTTATCATTGCTGCAACCAACAGGCCTGACAGTGTTGAGCCTGCACTCAGACGGCCGGGTAGACTTGACAGGGAGATTGAAATAG GTGTGCCATCTCCAAAACAACGACATGACATACTGCTTGCCCATCTTAGTGAGATGGAACACTCTCTTTCAGAGGTGCAAGTTCAACACCTTGCTACAGCTACACATGGCTTCGTGGGTGCTGATCTAGCTGCTCTCTGCAATGAAGCAGCCTTGATCTGTCTTAGAACCCATATTGAATTCATCAAATCCTGTGATGATTCAGATGCCAGCAGGACATCCATTGTGGGAGATGGGTTCTATAATGCTACAACAGAAAGCTCTTATTGTTCTAAAGATACTCTTGATTCTGCATCTTCTTCTATCACACACTTCGTTGGTTTGGCAAAGATACAGAATGCTGTTGAAGGTTTGGAAAATGGAGTTTGTGGTGCAGCGGAGCAGATTCTTAAAGTGACTTTtgaagattttgaaaaggctaAAATGAAAGTTAGACCGAGTGCCATGCGGGAG GTGGTACTGGAGGTCCCAAAGATTAACTGGGAAGATGTTGGTGGCCAGAAGGAGGTTAAGACACAGTTAATGGAAGCTGTAGAATGGCCCCAAAAGCACCAGGATGCTTTCAAGCGTATTGGGACCCGTCCACCGACTGGTGTTTTGCTGTTTGGTCCTCCGGGCTGCAGCAAAACCCTTTTGGCACGTGCAGTGGCTTCTGAAGCTGGGCTGAATTTCCTTGCAGTAAAGGGCCCAGAGCTATTCAGCAAATGGGTTGGTGAGTCTGAAAAGGCTGTTAGGTCCCTGTTTGCAAAGGCAAGGGCAAATGCTCCGTCAATCATATTTTTCGATGAAATAGATGGTCTTGCTGTCATCCGTGGCAAGGAAAGTGACGGGGTTTCAGTTGCGGATAGGGTTATGAGTCAACTTCTTGTTGAATTGGATG gtttgCAACAAAGAGCTAATGTTACTGTTATTGCTGCTACAAATCGGCCGGATAAGATTGACCCTGCCCTTCTAAGACCAG GACGCTTTGACAGGGTACTCTATGTGGGGCCACCTAGTGCAAGTGATCGAGAAGACATATTTCGCATCCATTTGCGCAAAATGCCATGTGCACCTGATGTCTGTGTTGAGGAACTTGCTACTCTCTCTGAAGGCAGTACTGGGGCTGATATCTCTTTGATTTGCCGTGAAGCAGCACTCGCAGCTATTGAA GAGAGCCTTGATGCCGCAAGTATAAGAATGGAACACCTGAAAATGGCAATTAAGCAAGTACAACCATCTGAAATCCAGTCTTATGAGGAATTATCAGTAAAGTTCCAAAGGCTTGTCCACTCTAGTGCCAAAACTGATGGTTTAGAACATCAACCAAGCTCAAGAAGATCAAATTGGAAGTCTCTCTG GGAACTGGTGATGGTCTGTGCCAAATGA
- the LOC131333660 gene encoding uncharacterized protein LOC131333660: MVVKDSTGSMELLVKDTNAEFILRCVPSNLKKLMLKENGMQILKEYLSQFYGCAYVFIIPAPQSMYHEHCASVVTFVLKVDWSEECLHISKGMSRTGKEPMRSS; encoded by the exons ATGGTTGTGAAAGACTCCACTGGCTCAATGGAGCTCTTGGTGAAGGACACGAATGCGGAATTTATCTTGCGATGTGTACCATCTAATTTGAAGAAGTTAATGTTAAAG GAAAATGGAATGCAGATACTCAAAGAGTATCTTTCTCAATTTTATGGATGCGCATATGTGTTTATTATTCCTGCTCCACAATCTATGTACCATGAACATTGTGCCTCTGTGGTAACCTTCGTgttaaaagttgattggtcAGAAGAATGTTTGCACATTTCCAAAG GAATGTCGAGGACTGGCAAAGAACCAATGAGATCATCGTGA
- the LOC131332465 gene encoding calmodulin-interacting protein 111 isoform X2 — MPSKSKKTSKAALKHSYFDRSVSPQSSSSSTPLPEPKVSEEDFLCSLEEASDKYPSLIGTSSFIGCVTDVEIESKGCKIWLSESSMVAFSLAPGCTVSVSLASSRKRFSKSFPLCSLTDECANHFGIGCSDKMVTDVGNYFALATVFPSSKVLNNGVRLSSNLSCTLGYPASDRIIFVYPIQGQSTMGINGNVKLNGPSTKCLSLLNCNELYLGFVSAKRGFTDNGSTLSGRDFSEQRTRSRLENKGNSSPMTPVCSQSKLSSLVTSQSPLPRYEESVSSSPNLHETSFDAFKITEVLGDDSAKKLLQSCAAMWLCSRILLHGNFVHIPILSKICIFQVIGARGMSVNCTNQDLTDKSNWDLSCDTPDNMQHVQDAFVVNHKTKVHLFSTSDSSVETPQRRVLPCLELESEGNIADVVDDSLKLGGLAKEYTVLKDIIDSSVNDTLSRLGLRPTKGVLLHGPPGTGKTSLAKKCAYDSGVNLFTVNGPELVSQYYGESEKALHEVFASASQATPAVIFIDELDAIAPARRDGGEELSQRMVATLLNLMDGICRTDGLLIIAATNRPDSVEPALRRPGRLDREIEIGVPSPKQRHDILLAHLSEMEHSLSEVQVQHLATATHGFVGADLAALCNEAALICLRTHIEFIKSCDDSDASRTSIVGDGFYNATTESSYCSKDTLDSASSSITHFVGLAKIQNAVEGLENGVCGAAEQILKVTFEDFEKAKMKVRPSAMREVVLEVPKINWEDVGGQKEVKTQLMEAVEWPQKHQDAFKRIGTRPPTGVLLFGPPGCSKTLLARAVASEAGLNFLAVKGPELFSKWVGESEKAVRSLFAKARANAPSIIFFDEIDGLAVIRGKESDGVSVADRVMSQLLVELDGLQQRANVTVIAATNRPDKIDPALLRPGRFDRVLYVGPPSASDREDIFRIHLRKMPCAPDVCVEELATLSEGSTGADISLICREAALAAIEESLDAASIRMEHLKMAIKQVQPSEIQSYEELSVKFQRLVHSSAKTDGLEHQPSSRRSNWKSLWRW; from the exons ATGCCTTCGAAATCGAAGAAGACTTCAAAAGCGGCGTTGAAGCACTCGTATTTTGACCGGTCTGTATCTCCTCAGAGTTCATCGTCTTCGACACCACTTCCAGAACCTAAAGTTAGTGAAGAAGATTTCTTGTGTTCTCTTGAAGAAGCAAGTGACAAATACCCTTCTCTGATTGGCACATCCTCCTTTATTGGCTGCGTTACTGATGTTGAGATCGAGTCCAAAGGCTGTAAGATATGGCTTTCAGAATCTTCTATGGTTGCTTTCTCCCTTGCTCCTGGTTGCACTGTATCG GTGTCCCTTGCATCTTCCAGGAAGAGATTTTCAAAGAGCTTCCCCCTCTGCTCATTAACTGATGAATGTGCAAATCATTTTGGTATTGGTTGCAGTGATAAGATGGTTACAGATGTGGGGAACTACTTTGCTCTAGCTACAGTTTTTCCTTCTTCTAAG GTTTTGAATAATGGGGTGCGGTTGTCTTCAAACCTGTCTTGCACATTGGGTTACCCTGCTTCCGACAGGATCATTTTTGTATATCCGATTCAAGGACAATCAACTATGGGGATTAATGGAAACGTCAAATTGAATGGCCCCTCAACGAAGTGTTTATCGTTATTGAATTGCAATGAATTATATCTGGGATTCGTTTCCGCAAAGAGGGGGTTCACAGATAATGGTAGTACGTTGTCTGGCAGAGATTTTTCTGAACAAAGAACGCGTAGTCGATtggaaaacaaaggaaattcaTCCCCTATGACACCAGTTTGCTCTCAGTCAAAACTTAGTTCTCTTGTAACTAGTCAGTCGCCCTTGCCAAGATATGAAGAGTCAGTATCAAGTTCACCCAACTTACATGAGACATCTTTTGATGCATTTAAGATAACAGAAGTATTAGGAGATGACAGTGCCAAAAAACTTCTCCAGTCCTGTGCTGCTATGTGGTTATGTTCCCGTATTTTACTGCACGGAAATTTTGTGCATATTCCGATTCTTTCAAAGATCTGCATTTTTCAGGTCATTGGTGCTCGTGGAATGTCAGTAAATTGTACTAATCAGGATTTGACTGATAAATCTAATTGGGACTTGAGCTGTGATACTCCTGATAATATGCAGCATGTGCAGGATGCTTTTGTTGTAAACCATAAAACAAAGGTACATTTATTTTCAACTTCAGATTCTTCAGTGGAAACTCCACAGAGAAGAGTTTTACCTTGTCTAGAACTCGAATCTGAAGGTAACATAGCTGATGTAGTGGATGATTCGTTGAAATTGGGTGGTCTGGCCAAAGAATATACAGTATTGAAGGATATAATAGATTCATCGGTGAACGACACTTTGTCAAG ACTGGGTTTACGACCTACAAAAGGAGTGCTTCTTCATGGCCCACCTGGCACAGGAAAGACTTCTTTGGCTAAGAAATGTGCTTATGATTCTGGTGTCAACCTCTTCACTGTGAATGGACCTGAACTTGTTAGTCAATATTACGGAGAAAGTGAGAAAGCACTGCATGAGGTCTTTGCTTCAGCTAGCCAAGCTACACCTGCAGTG ATATTTATCGATGAGTTGGATGCCATTGCGCCTGCACGAAGGGATGGAGGTGAGGAGCTATCTCAGAGAATGGTTGCAACTTTGTTAAATTTGATGGATGGAATTTGTAGGACTGATGGCCTACTTATCATTGCTGCAACCAACAGGCCTGACAGTGTTGAGCCTGCACTCAGACGGCCGGGTAGACTTGACAGGGAGATTGAAATAG GTGTGCCATCTCCAAAACAACGACATGACATACTGCTTGCCCATCTTAGTGAGATGGAACACTCTCTTTCAGAGGTGCAAGTTCAACACCTTGCTACAGCTACACATGGCTTCGTGGGTGCTGATCTAGCTGCTCTCTGCAATGAAGCAGCCTTGATCTGTCTTAGAACCCATATTGAATTCATCAAATCCTGTGATGATTCAGATGCCAGCAGGACATCCATTGTGGGAGATGGGTTCTATAATGCTACAACAGAAAGCTCTTATTGTTCTAAAGATACTCTTGATTCTGCATCTTCTTCTATCACACACTTCGTTGGTTTGGCAAAGATACAGAATGCTGTTGAAGGTTTGGAAAATGGAGTTTGTGGTGCAGCGGAGCAGATTCTTAAAGTGACTTTtgaagattttgaaaaggctaAAATGAAAGTTAGACCGAGTGCCATGCGGGAG GTGGTACTGGAGGTCCCAAAGATTAACTGGGAAGATGTTGGTGGCCAGAAGGAGGTTAAGACACAGTTAATGGAAGCTGTAGAATGGCCCCAAAAGCACCAGGATGCTTTCAAGCGTATTGGGACCCGTCCACCGACTGGTGTTTTGCTGTTTGGTCCTCCGGGCTGCAGCAAAACCCTTTTGGCACGTGCAGTGGCTTCTGAAGCTGGGCTGAATTTCCTTGCAGTAAAGGGCCCAGAGCTATTCAGCAAATGGGTTGGTGAGTCTGAAAAGGCTGTTAGGTCCCTGTTTGCAAAGGCAAGGGCAAATGCTCCGTCAATCATATTTTTCGATGAAATAGATGGTCTTGCTGTCATCCGTGGCAAGGAAAGTGACGGGGTTTCAGTTGCGGATAGGGTTATGAGTCAACTTCTTGTTGAATTGGATG gtttgCAACAAAGAGCTAATGTTACTGTTATTGCTGCTACAAATCGGCCGGATAAGATTGACCCTGCCCTTCTAAGACCAG GACGCTTTGACAGGGTACTCTATGTGGGGCCACCTAGTGCAAGTGATCGAGAAGACATATTTCGCATCCATTTGCGCAAAATGCCATGTGCACCTGATGTCTGTGTTGAGGAACTTGCTACTCTCTCTGAAGGCAGTACTGGGGCTGATATCTCTTTGATTTGCCGTGAAGCAGCACTCGCAGCTATTGAA GAGAGCCTTGATGCCGCAAGTATAAGAATGGAACACCTGAAAATGGCAATTAAGCAAGTACAACCATCTGAAATCCAGTCTTATGAGGAATTATCAGTAAAGTTCCAAAGGCTTGTCCACTCTAGTGCCAAAACTGATGGTTTAGAACATCAACCAAGCTCAAGAAGATCAAATTGGAAGTCTCTCTG GCGATGGTGA